The following coding sequences lie in one bacterium genomic window:
- a CDS encoding phage tail tape measure protein produces the protein MSDLSILYRLKLADTSEAEARSAFSRLYGEQVRALRTQRPIVAQLTSERDRYLLSAQKIAAAEQTILKTLLAQRAALQLAGTGGKGVRDPLGKRLGGARGGGVTDMGDLLGSFTTLEGVAGRFTSLFAGQIGTLYAFNLAMELVTGSIRGMVSAQSELMSATAKLSVVLEPTFGRIEDDLKQLEYRSRQWSRAFGQSAAEILESQYSLAAAGLRSEEILRALPGTALLAAAGFISLAESAEIVSTQFQVFKQEGLSAIDIANLIQETADESQVTVAELGNAMRYVSGTAEASNLTFRETLALLGTLGTLGLRGSIAGTSLNQALSQIAAKKDRLRELGIVVEDVEGQLRPFTEVLAEFQRVFGQDISAGEQKLLTELFDIRGARAVQRLITDVTILPRMLQELENSQTSLFEKSERGADTLAESWRVAKNQLVDFATGTMGIARGLQAFFDAFTGRKGLRTLETLTASAAGAQYEIEKLTSAMDRGSQWALVYAAGLQKISASLPEELRELVEAVDTRPQMFDDPETLAALDRLVAGMREWRLELERIEDLRSGAQQLETAFGFMPRMAVTAREASDLLRGTVEEQRKFVENEYRLLLESLGNFMGPLTRDSNFAEDFLQLQKISAALGRLGDDTDAARGDLTRQLKDDLIGMETDLAKARLELLKQTGERDYEARAAAISRGLSLKLAAIESVRAKQAAALKEEIAASRATGDEANAKLLDEKLRKLNAIAAIQADAKREEARGSRADLSLSRLQREYDLRSRIGDLEIDLERERLAPLEFAAKQRARELESISEFEEFLRKKVDLEKEERVVADDLLRIERLRFAISEEKRADLARKEAAKLNQINSERVLAEARFLASQAGAHETLVLEKDYWNKWLTAEEQKIRSEEEFGTRGYYARLMAATDEYIRNKKRLETTESEYVTSLRLGEVALLSDAFTGLAQLQNSLGESTTAAALQNFGRIADGVGSVLTLYDKLASQTISGLGFGLGVVGIVSSLVAGFMGSRRSEQEDIRRLAEEFRSGDGRSVSADFGRAQVINARIEVNAQYRSLTAPNAREQQILVEELGPEILEELRNLGARI, from the coding sequence ATGTCAGATCTGAGCATACTGTACCGGTTGAAGCTGGCGGACACGTCGGAGGCGGAAGCACGTTCCGCCTTTTCGCGATTGTATGGCGAGCAGGTTCGGGCGTTGCGAACGCAGCGTCCAATCGTGGCTCAGTTGACGAGCGAGCGGGACCGGTATTTGTTATCGGCTCAGAAGATTGCGGCGGCGGAGCAGACGATTTTGAAGACGTTGCTGGCGCAGCGGGCGGCGTTGCAGTTGGCAGGGACGGGTGGGAAGGGAGTGCGGGATCCTCTGGGGAAGCGGTTGGGAGGTGCTCGGGGGGGCGGGGTGACGGACATGGGGGATTTATTGGGGAGTTTTACGACGTTAGAGGGGGTTGCCGGTCGGTTCACGAGTTTATTTGCGGGTCAGATCGGGACGTTGTATGCGTTCAATTTGGCGATGGAGTTGGTGACGGGTTCGATTCGGGGGATGGTGTCGGCTCAGTCGGAATTAATGAGCGCGACGGCGAAGTTGTCGGTGGTATTAGAGCCGACATTTGGTCGGATAGAAGATGATTTGAAGCAGTTGGAGTATCGATCCCGGCAGTGGTCGCGGGCGTTTGGTCAGAGCGCGGCGGAGATATTGGAGTCACAGTATTCGTTGGCAGCGGCGGGATTGCGGTCCGAGGAGATCTTGCGGGCGTTGCCGGGGACGGCGTTGCTGGCGGCGGCCGGATTCATATCATTGGCGGAATCGGCGGAGATTGTTTCGACGCAGTTTCAGGTGTTCAAGCAGGAGGGGTTGTCGGCGATCGATATTGCGAACCTAATACAGGAGACGGCAGACGAGTCTCAGGTGACGGTGGCGGAGTTGGGGAATGCAATGCGGTATGTTTCGGGAACCGCAGAGGCGTCGAATCTGACGTTTCGGGAGACGTTGGCCTTGTTGGGGACGCTGGGGACGTTGGGATTGCGTGGGTCGATTGCGGGAACCAGTTTGAATCAGGCGTTGTCTCAGATTGCCGCGAAGAAGGACAGGTTGCGGGAGTTGGGGATCGTAGTGGAGGACGTAGAGGGGCAGTTGCGTCCGTTCACGGAGGTATTGGCGGAGTTTCAGCGGGTGTTTGGTCAGGATATATCGGCGGGGGAGCAGAAGTTATTGACGGAGTTATTTGATATTCGTGGCGCGCGGGCAGTGCAGCGGTTGATCACGGATGTGACGATCTTGCCGAGGATGTTGCAGGAGTTGGAGAATTCTCAGACGTCGTTGTTTGAGAAGAGCGAGCGCGGCGCGGATACGCTGGCTGAATCGTGGCGGGTGGCGAAGAACCAGTTGGTGGATTTCGCGACGGGGACGATGGGGATCGCGCGTGGCTTGCAGGCATTTTTCGATGCGTTCACGGGTCGGAAGGGGTTGCGGACGTTAGAGACATTGACGGCATCTGCGGCGGGGGCGCAATACGAGATCGAGAAGCTGACGTCGGCCATGGATCGGGGGTCGCAGTGGGCGTTGGTCTATGCGGCGGGGTTGCAGAAAATATCGGCAAGCCTTCCGGAGGAATTACGGGAGTTGGTGGAGGCGGTGGATACGCGTCCTCAGATGTTTGACGATCCTGAGACACTGGCGGCATTGGACAGGCTGGTTGCGGGGATGCGGGAGTGGCGGTTAGAGCTTGAGCGGATTGAGGATTTGCGGTCTGGTGCGCAGCAGTTGGAGACGGCGTTTGGATTCATGCCGCGGATGGCGGTGACAGCTCGGGAGGCATCGGATTTATTGCGGGGGACGGTTGAGGAGCAGCGGAAGTTTGTGGAGAATGAGTATCGGTTACTGTTGGAGAGCTTGGGGAATTTCATGGGTCCGTTGACGCGGGACTCGAATTTTGCTGAGGATTTTTTACAGTTACAGAAGATCAGCGCGGCGTTGGGTCGGTTGGGGGATGATACGGATGCTGCGCGGGGGGATTTGACCCGTCAGTTGAAGGATGATTTGATTGGGATGGAGACGGATTTAGCGAAGGCTCGTCTCGAGTTGTTAAAGCAGACAGGCGAGCGGGATTATGAGGCACGGGCGGCGGCGATATCACGGGGGTTGTCGTTGAAGTTGGCGGCGATCGAGAGTGTGCGGGCGAAGCAGGCGGCGGCATTGAAGGAAGAGATAGCGGCGTCACGAGCGACGGGCGACGAGGCGAATGCGAAGTTGTTGGACGAGAAGTTACGGAAGTTGAATGCGATTGCGGCGATTCAGGCGGATGCGAAGCGTGAGGAGGCGCGCGGGTCGCGGGCGGATTTGAGTTTATCGCGGTTGCAGCGGGAATATGATTTACGGAGTCGGATCGGGGATTTGGAGATAGACTTAGAGCGGGAGCGTCTTGCGCCGTTGGAATTTGCGGCGAAGCAGCGGGCGAGGGAGCTTGAGAGCATTTCCGAGTTTGAGGAGTTTTTGCGGAAGAAGGTGGATTTAGAGAAGGAAGAGCGAGTCGTTGCGGACGATTTGCTGCGGATCGAGCGGTTGCGGTTTGCGATTTCAGAGGAGAAGCGGGCGGATTTGGCGCGGAAGGAAGCTGCGAAGCTGAATCAGATCAATTCAGAGCGGGTGTTGGCGGAGGCGAGGTTTTTAGCGTCTCAGGCGGGCGCGCACGAGACGCTGGTGTTGGAGAAGGACTATTGGAATAAGTGGTTGACGGCGGAAGAGCAGAAGATTCGTTCTGAGGAGGAGTTTGGGACGCGGGGGTATTATGCTCGGTTGATGGCGGCAACGGACGAGTATATTCGGAACAAGAAGCGATTGGAGACGACGGAATCCGAGTATGTGACATCGTTGCGGTTGGGCGAGGTGGCGTTGTTATCGGACGCGTTCACAGGATTAGCTCAATTGCAGAATAGTTTAGGAGAGTCCACGACGGCGGCGGCGCTGCAGAACTTCGGGCGGATCGCGGACGGTGTTGGCTCGGTGTTGACGTTGTATGACAAGTTGGCGTCTCAGACGATCAGTGGATTGGGGTTTGGGTTGGGGGTAGTGGGGATTGTCTCGTCGTTGGTGGCGGGGTTTATGGGTTCCAGACGGTCGGAGCAGGAGGATATTCGGCGGTTGGCGGAAGAATTCCGGTCAGGGGATGGGCGTTCGGTGTCGGCGGATTTTGGTCGGGCGCAGGTGATAAATGCGCGGATAGAGGTGAACGCGCAGTATCGGAGTTTGACGGCGCCGAACGCGCGGGAGCAGCAGATTTTGGTTGAGGAATTGGGTCCGGAGATTTTGGAGGAGTTGCGGAATTTGGGGGCGCGGATCTAA
- the ssb gene encoding single-stranded DNA-binding protein translates to MNYNHVTLIGRAGQDPTLKYLPDGKAFAHFSLVISTPFKTTSGEWQDRTDWFLLKLWDKQAERAAEHIRKGNLILIDGRLKHDQWTDSQSGEKKDLVYVAVNHWKHLESKDNRATTPQDQPAQPAEPESPPPPDDDIPF, encoded by the coding sequence ATGAACTACAACCACGTCACCCTCATCGGACGCGCCGGGCAGGATCCCACTCTCAAGTATCTCCCGGACGGGAAAGCCTTCGCCCACTTCAGCCTCGTAATATCAACCCCCTTCAAAACAACCAGCGGAGAATGGCAGGACAGAACCGATTGGTTTCTTCTCAAACTCTGGGATAAACAAGCCGAACGCGCCGCCGAACATATCCGTAAAGGAAACCTCATCCTGATAGACGGACGACTCAAACATGACCAATGGACAGACTCCCAATCCGGCGAAAAAAAAGACCTCGTATACGTCGCGGTCAACCATTGGAAACATCTCGAATCCAAAGACAACCGCGCAACCACCCCGCAAGATCAACCCGCGCAACCCGCCGAACCGGAGTCTCCACCCCCACCCGACGACGACATCCCCTTCTAA
- a CDS encoding site-specific DNA-methyltransferase, with product MIDHTDSFYGNTVRLIYGINVLDGLRMLPTESVQCIVTSPPYWGLRNYNTAPQLWGGDPTCEHEWQQTAPRRKRSVNDVVDQRSKQATSRGTQHDLIPANVCTKCNGWIGELGQEPTPELFIEHLVMVFRECKRVLRDDGTLWLNMGDSYHGSWGAVSHNDKKSKRTGSTERPPTSRTIAGLKPKDLCMIPAQTAIALRDDGWYLRAENVWAKPNPMPESVTDRTTRSHEMVYLLTKSKDYFYDSDAVKTPAKEESFARYERGSSYDGTKQYAMKQGPRGPRADKQRGHSRRHAGFNARWDNTSKEEQQQGGANLRSVWWIATQPYSGSHYATFPEALPELCIRAGSREGDTVLDPFMGSGTTAVVALRLNRNVIGIDLDTKNLKLAQDRITKSVSRAERTITLI from the coding sequence GTGATTGACCACACGGACTCATTCTACGGTAACACCGTCCGCCTAATCTACGGTATCAACGTCTTGGACGGCTTGCGTATGCTCCCCACCGAATCCGTGCAGTGCATCGTCACCAGTCCGCCCTATTGGGGATTGCGCAACTACAACACCGCGCCGCAACTGTGGGGTGGCGACCCGACCTGCGAACATGAATGGCAACAGACTGCCCCGCGCCGAAAACGCAGCGTGAACGATGTTGTAGACCAAAGATCAAAACAAGCGACCAGTCGCGGCACACAGCACGATTTAATTCCTGCCAACGTCTGCACCAAATGCAACGGCTGGATCGGAGAACTCGGTCAAGAGCCAACTCCAGAACTGTTCATCGAACACCTCGTCATGGTCTTCAGAGAATGCAAACGTGTTCTACGCGATGACGGCACTCTCTGGTTAAACATGGGGGATAGCTATCATGGTTCATGGGGAGCGGTATCACATAATGATAAGAAATCCAAGCGCACCGGTTCAACAGAACGTCCGCCAACATCAAGAACAATCGCAGGACTAAAACCCAAAGACCTCTGCATGATTCCAGCTCAAACAGCAATCGCGCTCAGGGATGACGGTTGGTATCTCCGCGCTGAGAATGTTTGGGCCAAACCCAACCCGATGCCCGAATCCGTCACCGACCGCACTACACGCAGTCACGAAATGGTCTATCTGCTGACCAAATCCAAAGACTACTTCTACGATTCGGATGCCGTCAAAACGCCCGCCAAAGAAGAGTCATTCGCGCGATACGAAAGAGGTTCATCATATGACGGCACAAAACAGTATGCTATGAAACAAGGCCCGCGTGGTCCAAGAGCAGACAAACAGCGCGGACATAGTCGCCGCCACGCCGGATTCAACGCACGCTGGGATAACACGAGCAAAGAAGAACAGCAACAAGGCGGCGCAAATCTTCGATCCGTTTGGTGGATAGCTACGCAACCCTATTCCGGAAGTCACTACGCCACATTCCCCGAAGCACTACCGGAGTTGTGTATCAGAGCGGGAAGCAGGGAAGGCGATACGGTTCTCGACCCATTCATGGGGTCTGGAACCACCGCAGTAGTTGCGCTGCGTCTGAATCGCAACGTCATTGGCATTGACCTCGATACCAAGAATCTGAAACTTGCGCAAGACCGCATCACTAAATCCGTTTCCCGCGCCGAACGCACCATCACTCTAATCTAA